The Procambarus clarkii isolate CNS0578487 chromosome 64, FALCON_Pclarkii_2.0, whole genome shotgun sequence genome includes a window with the following:
- the LOC138354833 gene encoding hornerin-like, translated as MGTIPSLRPIPNPYPDPFSVLYSRNGLVLSPDSPLFLLLKPDQTLTQPPLHLASQVRLHKSGFTSRASQVWLHKSGFTSQASQVRLHKSGFASQASQVGLHKSGFISLASQVGLHKSGFTSRASQVRLHKSGFTSQASQVGLHKSGFTCRASQVGLHKSGFTSQASQVGLHKSGFTSRASQVRLHKSGVTSRASQVRLHKSGFTSQASQVKLHKSGFTSRASQVRLHKSGFTSQASQVRLHKSSFTSQASQVWLSQVRRHKSSFTSQASQVRLHKSSFTSQASQVGLHKSGFTSQASQVRLHKSGVTSQASQVRLHKSGVTSQASQVKLHKSGFTSLAFTSQASQVKLHKSGVTSQASQVKLHKSGFTSQASQVKLHKSGFTSRASQVRLHKSGFTSQASQVGLHKSGFTSRASQVRLHKSGFTSRASQVWLHKSGFTSRASQVRLHKSGFTSQASQVRRHKSGFTSQASQVGLHKSGFTSQASQVRLHKSGVTSQASQVGLHKSGVTSQASQVKLHKSGFTSLAFTSQASQVKLHKSGVTSQASQVRLHKSGFTSRASQVRLHKSSFSSQASQVGRHKSGFTSQASQVRCHKSGFTSQASQVRLHKSGFHKSGVTSQASQVRRHKSGFTSQASQVRLHKSGFTSQASQVKLHKSGFTSRASQVGLHKSGFTSQASQVGLHKSGFTSQASQVGLHKSGFTSRASQVWLHKSGFTSRASQVGLHKSGFTSRASQVRLHKSGFTSQASQVRRHKSGFTSQASQVGLHKSGFTSQASQVRLHKSGVTSQASQVGLHKSGVTSQASQVKLHKSGFTTHNFTTQAS; from the coding sequence atgggcaccattccttccctccgtcccatcccaaatccttatcctgaccccttctcagtgctatatagtcgtaatggcttggtgctttcaccTGATAGTCCTCTTTTCCTTCTACTGAAGCCAGACCAGACGTTGACACAACCACCCCTGCACTTAGCTTCACAAGTCAGGCTTCACAAGTCAGGCTTCACAAGTCGGGCTTCACAGGTCTGGCTTCACAAGTCGGGCTTCACAAGTCAGGCTTCACAAGTCAGGCTTCACAAGTCAGGCTTCGCAAGTCAGGCTTCACAAGTCGGGCTTCACAAGTCGGGCTTCATAAGTCTGGCTTCACAAGTCGGGCTTCACAAGTCAGGCTTCACAAGTCGGGCTTCACAAGTCAGGCTTCACAAGTCGGGCTTCACAAGTCAGGCTTCACAAGTCGGGCTTCACAAGTCAGGCTTCACATGTCGGGCTTCACAAGTCGGGCTTCACAAGTCGGGCTTCACAAGTCAGGCTTCACAAGTCGGGCTTCACAAGTCAGGCTTCACAAGTCGGGCTTCACAAGTCAGGCTTCACAAGTCAGGCGTCACAAGTCGGGCTTCACAAGTCAGGCTTCACAAGTCGGGCTTCACAAGTCAGGCTTCACAAGTCAAGCTTCACAAGTCAGGCTTCACAAGTCGGGCGTCACAAGTCAGGCTTCACAAGTCGGGCTTCACAAGTCAGGCGTCACAAGTCAGGCTTCACAAGTCAAGCTTCACAAGTCAGGCTTCACAAGTCTGGCTTTCACAAGTCAGGCGTCACAAGTCAAGCTTCACAAGTCAGGCGTCACAAGTCAGGCTTCACAAGTCAAGCTTCACAAGTCAGGCTTCACAAGTCGGGCTTCACAAGTCAGGCTTCACAAGTCAAGCTTCTCAAGTCAGGCTTCACAAGTCGGGCGTCACAAGTCAGGCTTCACAAGTCAGGCTTCACAAGTCAGGTGTCACAAGTCAGGCTTCACAAGTCAAGCTTCACAAGTCAGGCTTCACAAGTCTGGCTTTCACAAGTCAGGCGTCACAAGTCAAGCTTCACAAGTCAGGCGTCACAAGTCAGGCTTCACAAGTCAAGCTTCACAAGTCGGGCTTCACAAGTCAGGCTTCACAAGTCAAGCTTCACAAGTCTGGCTTCACAAGTCGGGCTTCACAAGTCAGGCTTCACAAGTCGGGCTTCACAAGTCAGGCTTCACAAGTCGGGCTTCACAAGTCAGGCTTCACAAGTCGGGCTTCACAAGTCAGGCTTCACAAGTCGGGCTTCACAAGTCGGGCTTCACAAGTCTGGCTTCACAAGTCAGGCTTCACAAGTCGGGCTTCACAAGTCAGGCTTCACAAGTCGGGCTTCACAAGTCAGGCTTCACAAGTCAGGCGTCACAAGTCGGGCTTCACAAGTCAGGCTTCACAAGTCGGGCTTCACAAGTCAGGCTTCACAAGTCAAGCTTCACAAGTCAGGCTTCACAAGTCGGGCGTCACAAGTCAGGCTTCACAAGTCGGGCTTCACAAGTCAGGCGTCACAAGTCAGGCTTCACAAGTCAAGCTTCACAAGTCAGGCTTCACAAGTCTGGCTTTCACAAGTCAGGCGTCACAAGTCAAGCTTCACAAGTCAGGCGTCACAAGTCAGGCTTCACAAGTCAGGCTTCACAAGTCGGGCTTCACAAGTCGGGCTTCACAAGTCAGGCTTCACAAGTCAAGCTTCTCAAGTCAGGCTTCACAAGTCGGGCGTCACAAGTCAGGCTTCACAAGTCAGGCTTCACAAGTCAGGTGTCACAAGTCAGGCTTCACAAGTCAAGCTTCACAAGTCAGGCTTCACAAGTCTGGCTTTCACAAGTCAGGCGTCACAAGTCAAGCTTCACAAGTCAGGCGTCACAAGTCAGGCTTCACAAGTCAAGCTTCACAAGTCAGGCTTCACAAGTCGGGCTTCACAAGTCAGGCTTCACAAGTCAAGCTTCACAAGTCTGGCTTCACAAGTCGGGCTTCACAAGTCGGGCTTCACAAGTCAGGCTTCACAAGTCAGGCTTCACAAGTCGGGCTTCACAAGTCAGGCTTCACAAGTCAGGCTTCACAAGTCGGGCTTCACAAGTCAGGCTTCACAAGTCGGGCTTCACAAGTCTGGCTTCACAAGTCGGGCTTCACAAGTCGGGCTTCACAAGTCGGGCTTCACAAGTCAGGCTTCACAAGTCGGGCTTCACAAGTCAGGCTTCACAAGTCGGGCTTCACAAGTCAGGCTTCACAAGTCAGGCGTCACAAGTCGGGCTTCACAAGTCAGGCTTCACAAGTCGGGCTTCACAAGTCAGGCTTCACAAGTCAAGCTTCACAAGTCAGGCTTCACAAGTCGGGCGTCACAAGTCAGGCTTCACAAGTCGGGCTTCACAAGTCAGGCGTCACAAGTCAGGCTTCACAAGTCAAGCTTCACAAGTCAGGCTTCACAACGCATAACTTCACAACGCAGGCttcataa
- the LOC138354834 gene encoding uncharacterized protein, with protein sequence MGSEMASQVKLHKSGVTSQASKVKLHKSAFTSRASQVRLHKSSFTSQASQVGRHKSGFTSQASQVKCHKSGFTSQTSQVRLHKSGFHKLGFTSQASQVWLHKSGFTSQASQVRLHKSGFTSQASQVRLHKSGFTSQASQVRLHKSGFHKSGVTSQASQVRRHKSGFTSQASQVRLHKSGFTSQASQVKLHKSGFTSRASQVRRHKSGVTSQASQVGLHKSGVTSQASQVGLHKSGFTSQASQVRRHKSGLASG encoded by the exons atgggttcagagatg GCGTCACAAGTCAAGCTTCACAAGTCAGGCGTCACAAGTCAGGCTTCAAAAGTCAAGCTTCACAAGTCAGCCTTCACAAGTCGGGCTTCACAAGTCAGGCTTCACAAGTCAAGCTTCACAAGTCAGGCTTCACAAGTCGGGCGTCACAAGTCAGGCTTCACAAGTCAGGCTTCACAAGTCAAGTGTCACAAGTCAGGCTTCACAAGTCAAACTTCACAAGTCAGGCTTCACAAGTCTGgctttcacaagttaggcttCACAAGTCAAGCTTCACAAGTCTGGCTTCACAAGTCGGGCTTCACAAGTCAGGCGTCACAAGTCAGGCTTCACAAGTCGGGCTTCACAAGTCAGGCTTCACAAGTCAGGCTTCACAAGTCAGGCTTCACAAGTCAAGCTTCACAAGTCAGGCTTCACAAGTCTGGCTTTCACAAGTCAGGCGTCACAAGTCAAGCTTCACAAGTCAGGCGTCACAAGTCAGGCTTCACAAGTCAAGCTTCACAAGTGAGGCTTCACAAGTCGGGCTTCACAAGTCAGGCTTCACAAGTCAAGCTTCACAAGTCTGGCTTCACAAGTCGGGCTTCACAAGTCAGGCGTCACAAGTCAGGCGTCACAAGTCAGGCTTCACAAGTCGGGCTTCACAAGTCAGGCGTCACAAGTCAGGCTTCACAAGTCGGGCTTCACAAGTCAGGCTTCACAAGTCAGGCGTCACAAGTCAGGCGTCACAAGTcaggcctggcctcgggctga